In a single window of the Streptomyces sp. CGMCC 4.7035 genome:
- a CDS encoding DeoR/GlpR family DNA-binding transcription regulator produces MLAERRHQLILRALRSGGPAAVTDLSEQLGVSPATIRRDLVKLEEDGLLTRVHGGAVADEGDQPFAEVAEVRVPEKDAIAARAAAMIKDGQSVLLDIGTTAFRLARQLHGRRLTVITSNLVVYEELADDEGIELVLLGGMVRREYRSLVGFLTEDNLRQLHADWLFLGTSGVRPGGQVMDTTVVEVPVKRAMIKAGDKVVLLADAAKFPGTGMAKVCGPEDLDVVVTNAPVDAATRSSLEEAGVEVVVAGKVQT; encoded by the coding sequence GTGCTGGCAGAACGACGACACCAACTCATCCTGCGGGCCCTGCGCTCCGGCGGCCCCGCGGCCGTGACCGATCTCTCCGAGCAACTGGGCGTAAGCCCCGCCACGATCAGACGTGACCTGGTCAAACTCGAGGAGGACGGCCTGCTCACCCGCGTGCACGGCGGCGCGGTCGCGGACGAGGGCGACCAGCCCTTCGCCGAGGTCGCCGAGGTGCGCGTGCCCGAGAAGGACGCGATAGCCGCACGCGCGGCGGCGATGATCAAGGACGGTCAGTCGGTGCTCCTCGACATCGGCACCACCGCCTTCCGGCTCGCCCGCCAGCTGCACGGCCGCCGCCTCACCGTGATCACCAGCAACCTGGTGGTCTACGAGGAGCTCGCCGACGACGAGGGCATCGAGCTGGTGCTGCTCGGCGGCATGGTCCGCCGCGAGTACCGCTCCCTGGTCGGCTTCCTCACCGAGGACAACCTGCGCCAGCTGCACGCCGACTGGCTCTTCCTCGGCACCAGTGGGGTGCGTCCGGGCGGGCAGGTGATGGACACGACGGTCGTCGAGGTGCCGGTCAAGCGCGCCATGATCAAGGCCGGCGACAAGGTCGTGCTGCTGGCCGACGCGGCGAAGTTCCCGGGTACGGGAATGGCGAAGGTCTGCGGTCCCGAGGACCTGGACGTGGTGGTGACGAACGCGCCCGTGGACGCGGCGACCCGGTCCTCCCTGGAGGAGGCCGGCGTCGAGGTGGTCGTGGCAGGAAAGGTGCAAACGTGA
- a CDS encoding 6-phospho-beta-glucosidase, whose product MKLTILGGGGFRVPLVYGALLTDRAEGRVTQVVLHDLDAGRLYAVTRVLAEQAAGVPDAPEVTATTDLDEALRGADFVFSAIRVGGLEGRADDERVALAEGVLGQETVGAGGIAYGLRTVPVAVDIARRVARLAPDAWVINFTNPAGLVTEAMSRHLGDRVIGICDSPVGLGRRIARVLGANPQEAWIDYVGLNHLGWVRGLRVAGRDELPRLLADPDLLGSFEEGKLFGVDWLRSLGAIPNEYLHYYYFNREAVRAYREAEKTRGAFLRDQQARFYEEARRTDVSALDAWDRTRAEREATYMSENRETAGAGERDADDLSGGYEKVALALMRAIARDERTTLILNVRNQSTLTVLDTDAVIEVPCLVDANGAHPVAVDPLPDHATGLVCAVKAVEREVLAAAESGSRTTAVKAFALHPLVDSVNVARRLVEGYTAAHPGLAYLK is encoded by the coding sequence GTGAAACTGACGATTCTGGGCGGCGGCGGATTCCGGGTGCCGCTCGTGTACGGGGCACTCCTGACGGACCGCGCCGAGGGGCGGGTCACGCAGGTCGTGCTGCACGATCTGGACGCCGGTCGACTGTATGCGGTAACCCGTGTACTGGCCGAGCAGGCGGCCGGCGTGCCCGACGCCCCCGAGGTGACGGCCACCACCGACCTCGACGAGGCCCTGCGCGGCGCCGACTTCGTGTTCTCCGCGATCCGTGTCGGCGGCCTGGAAGGCCGGGCCGACGACGAGCGGGTCGCGCTGGCGGAGGGCGTCCTCGGCCAGGAGACGGTCGGCGCGGGCGGGATCGCATACGGTCTACGGACGGTTCCCGTCGCCGTCGACATCGCCCGGCGTGTGGCGCGCCTCGCTCCCGACGCCTGGGTCATCAACTTCACCAACCCGGCAGGACTGGTCACCGAGGCCATGTCCCGCCACCTCGGCGACCGCGTCATCGGCATCTGCGACTCCCCGGTCGGCCTCGGCCGCCGTATCGCCCGCGTGCTCGGCGCGAACCCGCAGGAGGCGTGGATCGACTACGTCGGCCTCAACCACCTGGGCTGGGTCCGCGGCCTGCGCGTCGCCGGGCGCGACGAGCTCCCGCGCCTGCTCGCCGACCCCGACCTGCTCGGCTCCTTCGAGGAGGGCAAGCTCTTCGGCGTCGACTGGCTGCGGTCGCTGGGCGCGATCCCGAACGAGTATCTGCACTACTACTACTTCAACCGCGAGGCCGTGCGGGCCTACCGGGAGGCCGAGAAGACCCGCGGCGCCTTCCTGCGCGACCAGCAGGCCCGCTTCTACGAGGAGGCCCGGCGCACGGACGTCTCGGCCCTGGACGCCTGGGACCGCACCCGCGCCGAGCGCGAGGCCACGTACATGTCCGAGAACCGGGAGACGGCCGGCGCCGGTGAGCGTGACGCCGACGACCTCTCCGGCGGCTACGAGAAGGTGGCGCTCGCGCTCATGCGGGCCATCGCGCGGGACGAGCGCACGACCCTCATCCTCAACGTGCGCAACCAGAGCACTCTGACGGTTCTCGACACGGACGCCGTCATCGAGGTCCCCTGTCTGGTCGACGCCAACGGCGCACACCCGGTCGCGGTCGACCCGCTGCCGGACCACGCCACCGGCCTGGTCTGCGCGGTCAAGGCCGTCGAGCGCGAGGTGCTCGCCGCCGCCGAGTCCGGTTCCCGCACGACGGCCGTGAAGGCCTTCGCGCTGCACCCCCTGGTCGACTCCGTGAACGTCGCCCGCCGCCTGGTCGAGGGCTACACGGCCGCCCACCCGGGCCTCGCCTACCTGAAGTAA
- a CDS encoding alpha-mannosidase, which produces MHDERRRIEERVERLHNQRIKPAIYAATVPFEVEAWQAPGEPVPFEEAAAAPYEPFAMDTPWGPPWGTTWFRMRGQVPAAYAGRRVEAVIDLGFVGDWPGNQAEALVHLTDGTPLKAVNPLNQYVPIANPAAGGEEIHYLVEAASNPDILANDFAGPTPLGDVLTAGDKPLYTFKRADIAVLDEEVWHLDLDVQVLRELMLELGEHDPRRHEIMHALDRAMDLLDLDDIPGSAAEVRAALKPVLSKPAHASAHIVSGVGHAHIDSAWLWPIRETKRKTSRTFSNVTSLADEYEEFVFACSQAQQYEWVRDNYPHVWARIQESVKKGQWAPVGGMWVEADGNLPGGEAIARQFIHGKRFFIEHFGIETKGVWLPDSFGYNASYPQLAKLAGNEWFLTQKISWNQTNKFPHHTFWWEGIDGTRIFTHFPPIDTYNARFSGEEMSRTVRNYSEKGGATRSLAPFGWGDGGGGPTREIMERARRLKDLEGSPKVEVEHPDAFFAKALAEYPDAPVWVGELYLELHRATYTTQARTKQGNRRSEHRLREAELWATTAALHAPGYAYPYEKLDRLWKTVLLHQFHDILPGSSIAWVHREAEAEYARVGKELEELTAEAVAALGAGGTRVFNTSPFDRAEVVRTSEDAPAYIEVPAGGSAPLTGAQPPQPVTVTGRVLDNGLVRVEVAADGTLSSVYDLRANREVLADQGNLLRLHTDLPNYWDAWDIDKHYKNRYTDLLDAESVTVVEQDPLLGAIRIERAFGKGSRITQTITVRAGSPRIDIETDIDWHETEKILKAGFPVDIRAPHSSAEIQFGHVQRPTHTNTSWEAARFEVSGHRWVHIGEPGYGVAVINDSTYGHDVSRTVREDGGTTTTVRLSLVRAPRVPDPDADQGRHRFTYALLPGASIEDAVAEGYALNLPLRVADAAGAPEPVVSVDGDGVTVEAVKLADDRSGDVVVRLYESRGGRAQGVLRTGFPLAGAQVTDLLERPMDDADVDVDADGAVPVALRPFQILTLRLKRDGVS; this is translated from the coding sequence ATGCACGACGAACGCCGCCGGATCGAGGAGCGCGTAGAGCGCCTCCACAACCAGCGCATCAAGCCCGCGATCTACGCGGCCACCGTCCCCTTCGAGGTGGAGGCCTGGCAGGCTCCGGGGGAGCCGGTGCCCTTCGAGGAGGCCGCGGCCGCCCCGTACGAGCCCTTCGCGATGGACACCCCGTGGGGCCCGCCCTGGGGGACGACCTGGTTCCGGATGCGCGGACAGGTGCCCGCCGCCTACGCGGGCAGGCGTGTCGAGGCCGTCATCGACCTCGGCTTCGTGGGCGACTGGCCCGGCAACCAGGCCGAGGCCCTCGTCCACCTCACGGACGGCACACCGCTGAAGGCGGTCAACCCACTCAACCAGTACGTGCCGATCGCCAACCCGGCCGCGGGCGGCGAGGAGATCCACTACCTGGTCGAGGCCGCCTCCAACCCGGACATCCTCGCCAACGACTTCGCCGGCCCCACCCCGCTCGGTGACGTGCTCACCGCCGGCGACAAGCCGCTCTACACCTTCAAGCGCGCCGACATCGCCGTCCTCGACGAGGAGGTCTGGCACCTCGACCTCGACGTCCAGGTGCTGCGCGAGCTGATGCTGGAGCTGGGCGAGCACGACCCGCGCCGGCACGAGATCATGCACGCCCTCGACCGGGCCATGGACCTGCTGGACCTGGACGACATCCCCGGCTCGGCGGCCGAGGTCCGGGCGGCCCTGAAGCCGGTGCTGTCCAAGCCCGCCCACGCGAGCGCCCACATCGTCTCCGGCGTCGGACACGCGCACATCGACTCGGCGTGGCTGTGGCCGATCCGCGAGACCAAGCGCAAGACCTCCCGCACCTTCTCCAACGTGACGTCGCTGGCCGACGAGTACGAGGAGTTCGTCTTCGCCTGCTCGCAGGCCCAGCAGTACGAGTGGGTGCGCGACAACTACCCCCACGTGTGGGCCCGCATCCAGGAGTCCGTGAAGAAGGGCCAGTGGGCGCCGGTCGGCGGCATGTGGGTGGAGGCCGACGGCAACCTGCCCGGCGGTGAGGCGATCGCCCGCCAGTTCATCCACGGCAAGCGGTTCTTCATCGAGCACTTCGGCATCGAGACCAAGGGCGTGTGGCTGCCGGACTCCTTCGGCTACAACGCGTCCTACCCGCAGCTCGCCAAGCTCGCCGGCAACGAGTGGTTCCTCACCCAGAAGATCTCCTGGAACCAGACCAACAAGTTCCCCCACCACACCTTCTGGTGGGAGGGCATCGACGGCACCCGCATCTTCACGCACTTCCCGCCGATCGACACCTACAACGCCCGCTTCAGCGGCGAGGAGATGTCCCGCACCGTCCGCAACTACTCCGAGAAGGGCGGCGCCACCCGTTCCCTCGCGCCGTTCGGCTGGGGCGACGGCGGCGGCGGCCCCACCCGAGAGATCATGGAGCGGGCCCGCCGTCTGAAGGACCTGGAGGGCTCCCCGAAGGTCGAGGTCGAACACCCCGACGCGTTCTTCGCGAAGGCCCTGGCGGAGTACCCGGACGCCCCGGTCTGGGTGGGCGAGCTCTACCTGGAGCTGCACCGCGCCACCTACACCACCCAGGCCCGCACCAAGCAGGGCAACAGGCGCTCCGAACACCGCCTGCGCGAGGCCGAGCTGTGGGCGACGACGGCCGCGCTGCACGCGCCGGGTTACGCATACCCGTACGAGAAGCTCGACCGGCTGTGGAAGACGGTGCTCCTGCACCAGTTCCACGACATCCTGCCGGGCTCCTCGATCGCGTGGGTGCACCGGGAGGCCGAGGCCGAATACGCCCGTGTGGGCAAGGAGCTGGAGGAGCTGACGGCCGAGGCGGTCGCCGCGCTCGGCGCCGGCGGGACGCGGGTGTTCAACACGAGCCCGTTCGACCGCGCCGAGGTGGTCCGCACGTCCGAGGACGCACCGGCGTACATCGAGGTGCCCGCGGGCGGCAGCGCGCCCCTCACCGGCGCCCAGCCCCCGCAGCCGGTGACGGTCACGGGCCGCGTCCTCGACAACGGCCTGGTCCGGGTCGAGGTGGCCGCCGACGGCACACTGTCGTCCGTATACGATCTGCGGGCGAACCGCGAAGTCCTCGCCGACCAGGGCAACCTGCTGCGACTGCACACGGACCTGCCCAACTACTGGGACGCCTGGGACATCGACAAGCACTACAAGAACCGGTACACCGACCTCCTGGACGCCGAGTCGGTCACCGTCGTCGAGCAGGACCCCCTGCTCGGCGCGATCAGGATCGAGAGGGCCTTCGGCAAGGGCTCCAGGATCACCCAGACGATCACCGTCCGGGCCGGCAGCCCCCGGATCGACATCGAGACGGACATCGACTGGCACGAGACCGAGAAGATCCTCAAGGCCGGCTTCCCGGTCGACATCCGCGCCCCGCACTCCTCGGCCGAGATCCAGTTCGGTCACGTCCAGCGGCCCACACACACCAACACCAGCTGGGAAGCCGCACGCTTCGAGGTCTCCGGCCACCGCTGGGTGCACATCGGCGAGCCCGGCTACGGCGTCGCGGTCATCAACGACTCGACCTACGGCCACGACGTCTCCCGCACCGTGCGCGAGGACGGCGGTACGACGACCACGGTCCGCCTCAGCCTGGTCCGCGCCCCGCGCGTCCCGGACCCGGACGCCGACCAGGGCCGCCACCGCTTCACCTACGCACTGCTGCCCGGCGCGAGCATCGAGGACGCGGTCGCGGAGGGCTACGCCCTCAACCTGCCGCTGCGTGTGGCTGACGCGGCGGGCGCGCCCGAGCCGGTCGTTTCCGTCGACGGCGACGGCGTGACCGTCGAGGCCGTCAAGCTCGCCGACGACCGGTCCGGCGACGTTGTCGTACGGCTCTACGAGTCCCGCGGCGGCCGCGCCCAGGGCGTGCTGCGCACCGGCTTCCCGCTTGCGGGCGCCCAGGTCACCGACCTGCTGGAGCGGCCGATGGACGACGCGGACGTCGACGTCGACGCCGACGGCGCGGTCCCCGTCGCGCTGCGGCCCTTCCAGATCCTGACCCTGCGCCTGAAGCGCGACGGGGTGAGCTGA
- a CDS encoding carbohydrate binding domain-containing protein: protein MRTLLRRSRRAFFALVGSAALALAGAVALPGTAQAANILSNPGFESGSLSPWSCTGNLGSIVSSPVHGGSKALAGAPSSSDTAQCSQTVSVQPNTTYSLSGWVRGSYVYLGVNGGASTWTTSPSAYSQLSVSFTTGASQTSATIYVHGWYAQGTYYADDFSLDGPGGGGGSDTQAPTAPANLTSTGKTSSSVSLSWSASTDNVGVTAYDIYSGSNQVTSVSGTTATVSGLSSSTSYTFTVKARDAAGNVSAASNAVTVTTNAGSGGGTGFKQAAPYLYEGWGDPPSPSTVMSATGIKWFTMAFVLDSGGCTPAWDGNRALTGGVDQTAINQIRSAGGDIVPSFGGWQGSKLGANCSSASALAGALQKVIDAYGLKAIDMDIENSDEFENEAVQAKILTALKTVKANNPGLKTIVTFGTSTTGPTYYGNRLIEQAQSLGAGIDVFTIMPFDFGGGSDMYGNTVNAAEGLKAKLKSTFGWDDATAYSHIGISGMNGLSDQQENTTPAIWTQVRDWANSHHIARLAFWAVNRDRPCAGGGVVSNCSGINQNNWQFTSITAGFTG from the coding sequence GTGCGCACACTTCTCCGTCGTTCCAGACGCGCCTTCTTCGCACTCGTCGGCTCCGCCGCCCTCGCACTGGCCGGGGCCGTCGCCCTCCCCGGGACCGCCCAGGCGGCCAACATCCTGTCCAACCCCGGCTTCGAGTCGGGCAGCCTCTCGCCCTGGTCCTGTACCGGGAACCTGGGCTCGATCGTCTCCAGCCCCGTGCACGGCGGCTCCAAGGCCCTTGCGGGGGCGCCGAGTTCGAGCGACACCGCCCAGTGCAGCCAGACCGTCTCGGTCCAGCCGAACACGACGTACAGCCTGTCGGGCTGGGTCCGCGGCTCCTACGTCTACCTCGGTGTGAACGGCGGCGCCTCGACCTGGACGACCTCCCCGTCGGCCTACAGCCAGCTGTCCGTCTCCTTCACGACCGGCGCCTCCCAGACCAGCGCCACGATCTACGTCCACGGCTGGTACGCGCAGGGCACCTACTACGCGGACGACTTCAGTCTGGACGGACCCGGCGGTGGCGGCGGCTCGGACACCCAGGCGCCGACCGCGCCGGCGAACCTGACCTCGACCGGCAAGACGTCGTCGAGCGTGTCACTGTCCTGGTCCGCCTCGACGGACAACGTCGGCGTGACGGCGTACGACATCTACAGCGGCTCGAACCAGGTGACCAGCGTCTCCGGTACGACGGCCACGGTCAGCGGGCTGTCGTCCAGCACCTCCTACACCTTCACCGTCAAGGCGCGCGACGCGGCCGGGAACGTCTCGGCGGCCTCCAACGCGGTGACCGTCACCACGAACGCGGGCAGCGGCGGCGGCACCGGCTTCAAGCAGGCGGCTCCGTACCTGTACGAGGGCTGGGGCGACCCGCCGAGCCCGAGCACGGTGATGAGCGCGACCGGCATCAAATGGTTCACGATGGCGTTCGTGCTCGACTCGGGCGGCTGTACCCCCGCCTGGGACGGCAACCGCGCGCTGACCGGCGGCGTCGACCAGACCGCGATCAACCAGATCCGCTCCGCGGGCGGCGACATCGTCCCGTCGTTCGGCGGCTGGCAGGGCAGCAAACTCGGCGCCAACTGCTCCTCCGCGAGCGCGCTCGCCGGGGCCCTGCAGAAGGTGATCGACGCCTACGGCCTCAAGGCGATCGACATGGACATCGAGAACTCGGACGAGTTCGAGAACGAGGCCGTCCAGGCCAAGATCCTGACCGCCCTGAAGACCGTGAAGGCCAACAACCCCGGTCTGAAGACGATCGTGACCTTCGGCACCTCGACGACCGGGCCGACCTACTACGGCAACCGCCTCATCGAGCAGGCCCAGTCGCTCGGCGCCGGCATCGACGTCTTCACCATCATGCCGTTCGACTTCGGCGGCGGCTCCGACATGTACGGCAACACCGTCAACGCCGCCGAGGGGCTGAAGGCCAAGCTCAAGTCCACCTTCGGCTGGGACGACGCCACGGCGTACTCCCACATCGGTATCTCCGGCATGAACGGCCTGTCCGACCAGCAGGAGAACACCACCCCGGCGATCTGGACCCAGGTCCGCGACTGGGCGAACTCGCACCACATCGCCCGTCTCGCCTTCTGGGCGGTCAACCGCGACCGGCCGTGCGCGGGCGGCGGCGTGGTGAGCAACTGCTCCGGCATCAACCAGAACAACTGGCAGTTCACGTCCATCACGGCCGGTTTCACCGGCTGA
- a CDS encoding ATP-grasp domain-containing protein — protein sequence MVSRVRVWLNRTYAENVFFMDQLRRNPSDRAVEIHATHGDADSPVLAAADTADLEPEGLSPAAYVEYALDQCTRRGIDVFVPRLHQEAIVAHRAEFEAAGTALLAPPAEAVAVFQDKATAYQAVQSIGIPVPPWWRVTNEDELIAAVEELEADGHKACFKPAAGAGGVGFRVITRAPFSLVHLSGFPSAYVPLDLVVQAVREADEPVDWLVMPRLEQPEVSVDCLTGPDNRIRMAVGRTKNGRRRGFTLHEQWLEPATRLAEGFGLHYLSNIQFRMYGDEPVLLDVNTRPAGGLHQLSLCGVNAPWAAVQLALGEDPGEIVPPFLGTDYTVVSGPRPVRAVSLPLQRTEGLEQAPVVPAATVSPIEVGAAEALPL from the coding sequence ATGGTCTCTCGCGTACGCGTCTGGCTCAACCGCACGTACGCGGAGAACGTGTTCTTCATGGATCAGCTGCGGAGAAATCCCAGCGACCGGGCCGTCGAGATCCATGCCACGCACGGCGACGCCGACTCGCCCGTCCTGGCCGCCGCCGACACCGCCGACCTGGAGCCGGAGGGCCTGTCCCCGGCCGCGTACGTCGAGTACGCCCTCGACCAGTGCACGCGCCGCGGCATCGACGTGTTCGTGCCCCGCCTGCACCAGGAGGCGATCGTCGCGCACCGCGCGGAGTTCGAGGCGGCCGGTACGGCACTGCTGGCGCCGCCCGCCGAGGCGGTGGCGGTCTTCCAGGACAAGGCGACGGCGTACCAGGCGGTGCAGTCGATCGGGATCCCGGTACCGCCGTGGTGGCGGGTCACCAACGAAGACGAACTCATCGCCGCCGTCGAAGAGTTGGAGGCCGACGGGCACAAGGCGTGCTTCAAGCCGGCGGCGGGCGCGGGCGGAGTGGGCTTCCGCGTCATCACGCGCGCCCCCTTCTCTCTCGTGCACCTCAGCGGGTTCCCGAGTGCGTACGTGCCGCTGGACCTGGTCGTCCAGGCGGTGCGCGAGGCCGACGAGCCCGTCGACTGGCTGGTGATGCCGCGTCTGGAGCAGCCCGAGGTGTCGGTCGACTGCCTGACCGGGCCCGACAACCGGATCCGCATGGCGGTGGGCCGCACCAAGAACGGGCGTCGGCGCGGCTTCACGCTGCACGAGCAGTGGCTGGAGCCGGCCACGCGGCTCGCGGAGGGCTTCGGGCTGCACTACCTCTCCAACATCCAGTTCCGGATGTACGGCGACGAGCCGGTGCTCCTGGACGTCAACACGCGCCCGGCGGGCGGGCTGCACCAGCTGTCGCTGTGCGGTGTCAACGCGCCCTGGGCTGCCGTGCAGTTGGCGCTCGGGGAGGATCCGGGGGAAATCGTCCCGCCGTTCCTGGGCACGGATTACACGGTGGTGTCGGGGCCGCGGCCGGTGCGTGCGGTGTCGCTGCCGCTGCAGCGTACGGAGGGGTTGGAGCAGGCTCCGGTGGTGCCTGCGGCGACGGTTTCCCCTATTGAGGTTGGTGCGGCGGAGGCACTGCCCCTTTAG
- a CDS encoding metallophosphoesterase family protein, whose amino-acid sequence MESTDGRGQLLAISDLHIGYPENRALVEGMRPTSGEDWLLVAGDVAETVADIRWALELLAGRFHKVIWAPGNHELWTHQKDTVTLRGVERYDHLVAVCRELGVTTPEDPYPVWEGPGGPAVVAPLFLLYDYSFLPKGCTTKEQGLRYAHGTGIVCTDEFLLHPDPYPSREAWCRARVAETERRLEEIPGDLPTVLVNHYPLDRHPTDILRYPEFAMWCGTDLTADWHRRFRVACMVYGHLHIPRTTHHEGVRFEEVSVGYPREWRPRSEPPGRLRRILPMEVQADDGGAAPGIGRGRGGARG is encoded by the coding sequence GTGGAGTCGACGGACGGCCGTGGACAGCTGCTCGCCATCAGTGATCTGCACATCGGATACCCCGAGAACCGCGCCCTCGTCGAGGGGATGCGACCCACATCGGGCGAGGACTGGCTGCTGGTCGCCGGTGACGTGGCCGAGACGGTCGCCGACATCCGCTGGGCCCTGGAACTCCTCGCCGGCCGCTTCCACAAGGTGATCTGGGCGCCCGGCAACCATGAGCTGTGGACCCATCAGAAGGACACCGTCACCCTGCGCGGCGTCGAGCGGTACGACCACCTCGTTGCCGTGTGCCGGGAGCTGGGCGTGACGACACCCGAGGACCCCTACCCCGTCTGGGAGGGGCCGGGCGGCCCTGCGGTCGTCGCACCGCTGTTCCTGCTCTACGACTACTCGTTCCTGCCGAAGGGCTGCACCACCAAGGAGCAGGGACTTCGGTACGCGCACGGCACCGGGATCGTGTGCACCGACGAGTTCCTGCTGCACCCCGACCCCTACCCGAGTCGTGAGGCATGGTGCCGGGCCCGGGTGGCCGAGACCGAGCGCAGACTGGAGGAGATCCCCGGAGATCTCCCCACCGTGCTGGTGAACCACTATCCGCTGGACCGGCACCCCACCGACATCCTGCGCTACCCCGAGTTCGCCATGTGGTGCGGCACCGATCTGACCGCCGACTGGCACCGCCGCTTCCGGGTGGCGTGCATGGTCTACGGTCATCTGCACATTCCGCGGACCACCCACCACGAGGGCGTCCGCTTCGAAGAGGTGTCGGTGGGCTACCCTCGCGAATGGCGCCCCCGTTCGGAGCCGCCCGGGAGACTGCGCCGCATTCTGCCTATGGAGGTCCAAGCAGATGATGGAGGAGCTGCTCCCGGGATCGGTCGTGGCCGTGGAGGCGCACGGGGGTGA
- a CDS encoding 4'-phosphopantetheinyl transferase family protein: MMEELLPGSVVAVEAHGGDALGDDVSLYPEEEAVIARAVDKRRREFTAVRGCARRAMEKLGVPPGPVLPGERGAPRWPDGLVGSMTHCQDYCAAALVPAADVASLGIDAEPHDRLPDGVLDTVALPTEQTRLRELARSHPSIHWDRLLFSAKESVYKAWFPLTGKWLDFLEADIEIHPGTALVLSGGFRARLLVPGPLVDGRRVEAFDGRWTVQQGLAATAVVVPHL, encoded by the coding sequence ATGATGGAGGAGCTGCTCCCGGGATCGGTCGTGGCCGTGGAGGCGCACGGGGGTGACGCGCTCGGCGACGACGTTTCCCTTTACCCCGAGGAAGAAGCGGTCATAGCCCGGGCCGTCGACAAGCGACGCCGGGAGTTCACCGCCGTACGGGGCTGCGCGCGACGGGCCATGGAGAAGCTTGGTGTGCCGCCGGGGCCCGTTCTGCCCGGGGAGCGCGGCGCGCCGCGCTGGCCGGACGGGCTGGTCGGCAGCATGACGCACTGCCAGGACTACTGCGCCGCCGCGCTGGTCCCCGCCGCCGACGTGGCCTCGCTCGGCATCGACGCGGAACCCCACGACCGACTGCCGGACGGCGTCCTGGACACGGTCGCCCTGCCGACCGAGCAGACCCGGCTGCGCGAACTCGCCCGCAGCCACCCGTCCATCCACTGGGACCGGCTGCTGTTCAGCGCCAAGGAGTCCGTCTACAAGGCGTGGTTCCCGCTGACCGGGAAGTGGCTGGACTTCCTGGAGGCGGACATAGAGATCCACCCGGGTACCGCCCTGGTCCTCTCCGGCGGCTTCCGGGCGCGCCTGCTGGTCCCGGGTCCGCTGGTCGACGGCCGCCGAGTCGAGGCCTTCGACGGCCGCTGGACCGTACAGCAAGGGCTGGCCGCGACGGCCGTCGTCGTGCCCCACCTCTGA